The Podarcis raffonei isolate rPodRaf1 chromosome 2, rPodRaf1.pri, whole genome shotgun sequence genome window below encodes:
- the CSRNP2 gene encoding cysteine/serine-rich nuclear protein 2 — protein MDAIASASLKRKFDEVDVGSPISNSDDEISNSDSADSCDSVNPPNSTGFIPTSILKRQKQLRRKNVRFDQVTVYYFARRQGFTSVPSQGGSSLGMAQRHNSVRRYTLGEFAQEQEVNHREILREHLKEEKLHAKKMKLTKNGTVESEEADGLTLEDVSDDDIDVENVEVDDYFFLQPLPTKRRRALLRASGVHRIDAEEKQELRAIRLSREECGCDCRLYCDPEACACSQAGIKCQVDRMSFPCGCSRDGCGNMAGRIEFNPIRVRTHYLHTIMKLELENKRQVSRPQTLEEEAATPPSSSGDWLGAQTPETQDFQEFMAENETAVMHLQTAEELERLKAEEDSSSGSSVESLGVCILEEPLAVPDGLCPSLATPILIQAQLPLGSSVLCFTDSSEQATSAEEGQAYLNNGPVVYYQVDQRSMLGVKGESSAEEPDIPPRYPDEKELSVYSVPVTSLVPCARAAVSGRAEGGKAALSPEPLASESCLPEVPSPPSLSFHTNVPQDSLRPQSLGQSPERACELPSSEECSLGPALAV, from the exons ATGGATGCAATCGCAAGTGCCAGCCTCAAGAGGAAGTTTGATGAGGTGGACGTGGGATCGCCCATCTCCAACTCTGATGATGAGATCTCTAACAGCGACAGCGCAGACAGCTGTGACAGCGTCAATCCACCCAACTCCACCGGCTTCATAC cAACTTCCATCCTGAAAAGGCAGAAACAGTTGCGCAGGAAGAATGTGCGCTTCGACCAGGTGACGGTGTACTATTTTGCAAGGCGCCAGGGATTTACCAGCGTGCCCAGCCAAGGGGGCAGCTCCTTGGGCATGGCGCAGCGCCACAACTCCGTCCGCAGGTACACCCTTGGTGAATTTGCCCAGGAGCAAGAAGTGAACCACCGGGAGATTCTCAGAGAGCACCTTAAGGAGGAGAAGCTCCACgccaagaaaatgaag ctGACCAAGAACGGCACTGTGGAGTCGGAGGAGGCGGATGGGCTGACTCTCGAGGACGTCTCTGACGACGACATAGATGTAGAGAACGTGGAGGTGGACGACTACTTCTTCCTGCAGCCCCTGCCCACCAAGAGGCGCCGCGCCCTCCTCCGAGCTTCGGGGGTTCATCGCATTGATGCGGAGGAGAAGCAAGAGCTCCGCGCCATCCGCTTGTCGCGGGAGGAGTGCGGCTGTGACTGCCGGCTGTACTGTGACCCTGAGGCCTGTGCCTGTAGCCAGGCTGGAATTAAATGCCAG GTGGACCGAATGTCCTTCCCGTGCGGCTGTTCCAGAGATGGCTGTGGGAACATGGCGGGGCGCATTGAATTCAATCCCATCCGGGTGCGGACTCATTACCTCCACACCATTATGAAACTGGAGCTGGAGAATAAGCGGCAGGTGAGCCGCCCCCAGACTCTGGAGGAGGAGGCCGCCACCCCTCCCAGCTCCAGCGGCGATTGGCTGGGGGCCCAGACCCCCGAGACGCAGGACTTCCAGGAGTTCATGGCGGAGAACGAAACGGCGGTCATGCACCTGCAGACTGCCGAGGAGCTGGAGCGGCTGAAGGCCGAGGAAGACTCCAGCAGCGGCTCCAGCGTGGAGAGCCTGGGGGTGTGCATTTTGGAAGAGCCCCTGGCGGTCCCCGACGGGTTGTGCCCGAGCCTGGCCACGCCCATCCTCATTCAAGCCCAGCTGCCCCTGGGCTCCTCCGTTCTGTGCTTCACGGACAGCTCTGAGCAAGCCACCTCTGCCGAGGAAGGCCAGGCCTACTTGAACAATGGACCGGTTGTGTACTATCAGGTCGACCAAAGGTCGATGCTGGGCGTGAAGGGCGAGAGCAGCGCCGAGGAGCCCGACATTCCCCCTCGCTACCCAGACGAGAAGGAGCTGAGCGTCTACTCCGTCCCGGTGACCTCGCTGGTGCCTTGTGCCAGAGCCGCCGTCTCCGGCAGGGCGGAAGGGGGCAAAGCGGCCCTGTCCCCGGAGCCCCTCGCTTCGGAAAGCTGCCTGCCTGAGGTTCCTTCTCCGCCAAGCCTCTCATTCCACACAAACGTGCCGCAGGACAGTTTGCGGCCCCAGAGTTTAGGGCAGTCTCCGGAGAGGGCCTGTGAGCTGCCCTCGTCGGAGGAGTGCTCCCTGGGACCTGCTCTGGCCGTGTGA